In the genome of Candidatus Electrothrix rattekaaiensis, the window GGTGGCTCTGGCCCGGTACCAGAGTAACGGAACACCGGATGATACTTTTGCTGATGAGGGGTTTACCCTCAGTGCCGTGGGCACTGATGCCCGAGCTGAAAGCCTGCTGTTGACCGAAGAGGGACGTATTCTTGTTGCTGGTACCTATAGTGAGGAGAAGAAAAACGAGAAGAAAAAGGCTGCACTTATGGTGCTTGCTTACGATGAGAACGGCGACTTAGATACGAGTTTTGGGCATAAAGGTGTGACTGTTCCGTTGGATGGTGCTGTGCCCAGTGCTGGCTACGGTATGGCGATTCGGGATGACGGCAGTATTCTGGTTACCGGTTCTGTCGGAGAAAACGGAGAACGGGACGGGGCTTTGTTTCTCTTTGGCGAGGACGGGTTGCCGGACAGGATCTTTGGCGATAAGGGTGTCCTGGTTACAGGTGATGATGATGATACGGTCTTTTACGATGTTTTAATGACCGAGGAGATGATCGCAGCAACCGGTGTGACTGTTGGCGAAGACGGGATGCGCAAATCCCTGTTGATCACCTATGCAAAAGGGGAGGGTGCGAACAGTGAGCAGCTTTTTCAGCAGCAGATGGCTGCTCCCTCAACTGATACAGCTGGTGAAGAGCCGGTTGCTCAGATCGTTACCGCAGTGGATAATGAAGAAAATTCTGCCTTCTCCCTTGCAGCCACAGGACCTGAGAGTATGGTTGCGGTCGGTGCCAGCGGTGCGCAGGAAATAGCCCGTGCGGCAGTTCGGAAGTATACTGTCTTTCAGTCAAGTGTTTCTGGAACATCCTGGAAAACAGCCACTGGTAATGCCTCTGTCCTGACTGGCGAGGCTCAGGACGTAACCCGGACAACCGCTCTTATTCCGGGAGAAATTCTTTCCGAGCTTGGAACGGTAACGGAGCGGGGCGTGGTGTTCAGTATTGATCCTCTTCCTGTTTTGAAAGGGAGCGATAGCACCACGGACGATACGACCACGGATGATACGACCGATGATACGACCGATGATACAACTACGGATGATACCACCACGATTGATGAAACCGGGCCGAGCATAACCAGCAGTACCAAGGATAATTTTTTACCGACAGAGCCGGTTATTTTGGTCGTGTCCACGGATGAGAATGCAATATGTAATTTTAATAAGGACTTTGATGAGGATTACGCGGAAATGGGAGGGGTGCTCTCCTCTTCCTACGGTACCGGGCATCATATTATCTTGGGCACGCTTACGGAAGGGGATTACATCTTTTACGTACGTTGCAAGGATGAATCAGGGAATATAAGTACAGCAGGGACTGAGGTAACTTTTGCTGTCTCTGTAGAGAGCACAACAACTGATACAACCGATACTACAGAGGAGGACACAGCTTTAACTATTACTGAGGGGAAGAGTGAAACCACTGCTAGTGGTGACGTTGTTTTGACGGTTACAACAAATCAAAAAGCTTATTGCGGATACTCTGAGAAATATTCAATTGATCCATATGACTATACAATAAGTTTGATGCAGACTTTTGATGGCATAAAGCATGAAATAAATATCGGACCGAAACCGCTTCCTTCCGATATATACTATGTCGGTTGCAGGGATATATCTGATGAAAATAACATAACAACGTTCCCGACAAAAATTGAGGTCACATCGTTATACAAAAACTCCATCTTCTTTTCTGAAAATCAAGTCGCTTTCTCCTCTCCTATGAAAGCAGGTTTGAGCACCGCCTTGGAAAGCGTTGGAAATCTGTTCGTGAGCACTGCTATCGCCCAAGATGATGAAGACAGCACCGATGATACCACAGACACCACTGACGCAGACACCGAGGACAGTGATTTCCTGGAAGAGGGGGGTATTGAGGAAGGCTCAGGTACTGGCAAGTTTACCGCTAAGCTGGAAGACCTCAAACCCGGTACTTTCTTCTACGCCCGAGCCTATGCCGTTGTCGACGGCACTACTTATTACGGTAATCAGATCAGTTTTCAGACCGCAGATTCCTGTTTTGTCGCCACCGCAGCCTATGGTTCCCTTTTTCACCCCGCAGTGAAACTCCTCCGGGATTTTCGGGATCGCTTCATGCTGGATAACCCGGTGAGCCGTTCTATGGTGCGCCTGTACTATCGCTATTCTCCGCCTATCGCCGACGTTATTAGCAGCAACACAATCCTGCGTCCGGTGACCAGAACCCTGCTGATGCCCATTGTCGGTTCAGCCTGGCTGACCATGCATTTTGGTTGGTTGTGGTTGCTTCTCCCCGTAGCGGCTATGGTTCTGTTGAGCTGGTTTGGGATGCAGCAGACAATGAACAGGGAAAGGCTGCGGTAGGCAAAAGATTTTTTTGCCCTGACGAGATCATATGACCGGGAATACCTTCATGCAGCCAACGAAACAGCGTCGTTCCGGTTCATTGACTGGCTGCTCATGCTGCCGCCGGAACTGGAGAGAAGTTTCACGGAAGAAGTGAGTAAGATTGAGGAGGAAAAGGGCATGGAATACATTACCAGCGTGGAGCGGGTCGGAATGGAGTGCGGTCTCGCGCAGGGAATGCAGCAGGGAATGCAGCAGGGAGTACAGCAGGGGAGTCTTCAGGAGGCCCGGATCATGCTGCTGGAAACGCTCTCCGTCCGTTTCGACGGTGTGCCTGAGGGGATTGCCGAGACTGTGAAGGGCATCACCGAGTACGATGTTCTGAAACGGCTGTTCCGCCGGGCTTTGCGGTGCGCTGATCTGGGCGAGTTTACGGATGGGCTGGCGCAGAGGTGAAGAATCCATGTGCCGAAAAGGTGCGGCCTACTGTTCCACATAAAAGGCAGCCCGCAGCAATTCCTTGGTGTAAGGGTGTTCCGGTTGGTTGAAGATACGGTCAGCCACACCCTGTTCAACGATTTTTCCTTGGCGCATGACAGCCAACTCATCTGCCAATGAGCGAAGCACCCGCAGGTCATGGGTGATAAAGATATACGTCATGCCGTAATTCTTCTGCAAGCGTTTCAGCAGATCAATAACCTGAGCCTGGATGGTGGTGTCTAGGGCTGAGGTGGGCTCGTCAAGAATGAGCAGTTCCGGTTTGAGGATGATTGCACGGGCAATGGCGATACGCTGGCGTTGACCTCCAGAAAATTCATGGGGAAAGCGATTTGCCATATCTGGATCAAGTTCCACCTCTTCAAGGGCCTGCTGGACAAGGAGGCTACGTTCCGCCTTGCTGTGTCCTGAGTCATGCACCTTTAAGCCTTCAGCAATAATTTGTTCAACAGTCATCCGGGGTGAGAGCGAGGAGAACGGATCCTGAAAAACAATCTGCATCCGTTTGCGCAGTGGTCGCATCTGGCGATTGCTCAGCTCGGAGAGCAACACACCTTCTTTTTTCCCTCCCTCTGTAAAATACTGGACTGATCCCTTGAAGGCCTGAAGTTTGAGCAGGCAAAAGGCCAAGGTACTCTTGCCAGACCCTGATTCCCCGATAATTCCTAACGTTGTTCCCTGCCGGACCGTCAGGTCGATATTATCCACAGCCCTGAACACCGTTTTTTTTCGCTTGAATTTTTTTTCTTTGAAAAAGCCTTCCCAGGATCTGCTGACCACGAACTCGCATTTGATATCTTTGAGCGTTACAAGCGGTCTGCCCGGAGTAGCAGGTTGATGGTGGTAGTTGGGGATGGCGTTGAGAAGTTTGTGGGTGTAGTCCTGCTGCGGATCTTTAAACAAGGTCTCTGTACGGTTTTGTTCCACAATCCTTCCCTGATGCATGATGGATACCGTGTCTGCAACCTTGCGTACCAGCGGGAGATCGTGGGTGATCAGCAGGACAGCCATATTAAATTCTTTTTGCAG includes:
- a CDS encoding CFI-box-CTERM domain-containing protein produces the protein MLFPIKYPMKFAALCLLLLTLFTAETFATSLDPGFGDNGKVAVDLGSYGDQANAVLVQPDGKILVGGSTSNTANLDFMLFRLLADGSLDLEFNIDGKVSTAVGFNDDEVFALALQDDGKIVAAGYSSKDGSRDFALARYNSDGSLDREFGLEGMVVTDVSGSDDEITSVAVQPDGKILLTGTALGDEGRVVALARYQSNGTPDDTFADEGFTLSAVGTDARAESLLLTEEGRILVAGTYSEEKKNEKKKAALMVLAYDENGDLDTSFGHKGVTVPLDGAVPSAGYGMAIRDDGSILVTGSVGENGERDGALFLFGEDGLPDRIFGDKGVLVTGDDDDTVFYDVLMTEEMIAATGVTVGEDGMRKSLLITYAKGEGANSEQLFQQQMAAPSTDTAGEEPVAQIVTAVDNEENSAFSLAATGPESMVAVGASGAQEIARAAVRKYTVFQSSVSGTSWKTATGNASVLTGEAQDVTRTTALIPGEILSELGTVTERGVVFSIDPLPVLKGSDSTTDDTTTDDTTDDTTDDTTTDDTTTIDETGPSITSSTKDNFLPTEPVILVVSTDENAICNFNKDFDEDYAEMGGVLSSSYGTGHHIILGTLTEGDYIFYVRCKDESGNISTAGTEVTFAVSVESTTTDTTDTTEEDTALTITEGKSETTASGDVVLTVTTNQKAYCGYSEKYSIDPYDYTISLMQTFDGIKHEINIGPKPLPSDIYYVGCRDISDENNITTFPTKIEVTSLYKNSIFFSENQVAFSSPMKAGLSTALESVGNLFVSTAIAQDDEDSTDDTTDTTDADTEDSDFLEEGGIEEGSGTGKFTAKLEDLKPGTFFYARAYAVVDGTTYYGNQISFQTADSCFVATAAYGSLFHPAVKLLRDFRDRFMLDNPVSRSMVRLYYRYSPPIADVISSNTILRPVTRTLLMPIVGSAWLTMHFGWLWLLLPVAAMVLLSWFGMQQTMNRERLR
- a CDS encoding ABC transporter ATP-binding protein, which produces MDTLLTIENLSLTFCSDQEIGGNSQILHDINLSIEQGKTHALVGESGSGKSVTAMSVLRLLEDVSTVRTEGRILFNGQDLLQLSRKDIRTVRGNDIAMIFQEPMTSLNPVYTIGKQLTEPLIRHRKMAKEEAEQEAVTLLERTGIPDPKQRLQSYPHQLSGGQRQRVMIAMALACRPALLIADEPTTALDVTIQAQILELIKDLQKEFNMAVLLITHDLPLVRKVADTVSIMHQGRIVEQNRTETLFKDPQQDYTHKLLNAIPNYHHQPATPGRPLVTLKDIKCEFVVSRSWEGFFKEKKFKRKKTVFRAVDNIDLTVRQGTTLGIIGESGSGKSTLAFCLLKLQAFKGSVQYFTEGGKKEGVLLSELSNRQMRPLRKRMQIVFQDPFSSLSPRMTVEQIIAEGLKVHDSGHSKAERSLLVQQALEEVELDPDMANRFPHEFSGGQRQRIAIARAIILKPELLILDEPTSALDTTIQAQVIDLLKRLQKNYGMTYIFITHDLRVLRSLADELAVMRQGKIVEQGVADRIFNQPEHPYTKELLRAAFYVEQ